In Labeo rohita strain BAU-BD-2019 chromosome 16, IGBB_LRoh.1.0, whole genome shotgun sequence, one DNA window encodes the following:
- the syt11b gene encoding synaptotagmin-11b isoform X1: MAEITEIRAAYDMSPVLAGFIGAGVLVVAVFALIFVWTCCQKHYNRTNYKLHGIQSEQSDPLTDPPYRFIHMLKGMSIYPDTLTSSKRIIRVARQARSQTTDGAQRNKGRPVVLVDMDSAAESGLLGEEQMQMRIGESGHEVPKLERELPVHADYCCLDSSSASSSQTSSTTVSSTATPFTPADEPSRGDLSIAIDYNFPKKALVVTILEARGLPAVEGQVGSADPYVKMTILPEKKHRVKTRVLRKTLEPAFDETFTFYGVPYSSLSDLTLHFLVLSFDRFSRDDVIGEAMVPLAGVDPSTGRVHITQQITKRSMQCVSRGELLVSLSYQPVSHRLSVVVLKAKHLPKLDITGLSGNPYVKLNVFYGHKRIAKKKTHVKKCTLNPVFNESFIYDVPAELLPDISIEFLVMDFDRTTKNQALGRLVLGANSPCPSGAAHWQEVCQNPRRQISKWHTLNEY, from the exons ATGGCTGAGATCACTGAAATACGCGCGGCGTACG atATGTCCCCAGTGCTGGCGGGGTTTATCGGTGCCGGTGTGTTGGTCGTTGCAGTCTTCGCATTAATCTTTGTGTGGACTTGCTGTCAGAAACATTACAACAGGACAAACTACAAGCTTCACGGGATCCAATCGGAACAAAGCGATCCTCTCACAGACCCACCGTACAGGTTTATTCACATGCTGAAAGGAATGAGCATCTACCCCGACACGCTTACCAGCAGCAAGAGGATCATACGAGTGGCACGCCAGGCCAGATCCCAGACAACCGACGGGGCTCAAAGAAACAAGGGGCGCCCAGTGGTGCTGGTAGATATGGATTCGGCAGCAGAAAGCGGCTTGCTGGGAGAGGAACAAATGCAGATGAGAATTGGGGAAAGTGGTCATGAGGTTCCCAAACTGGAGAGGGAACTTCCTGTGCATGCGGATTACTGCTGTCTGGACAGCAGCTCTGCAAGCAGCAGTCAGACCTCCAGTACAACGGTTTCCAGCACAGCTACGCCCTTCACCCCTGCAGATGAGCCGAGCCGAGGAGATCTCAGCATTGCAATCGATTACAACTTCCCCAAGAAGGCCTTGGTGGTCACCATCCTGGAAGCTCGGGGGCTACCGGCAGTGGAAGGTCAGGTGGGCAGCGCCGACCCCTATGTGAAGATGACCATTCTCCCAGAGAAGAAACATCGCGTTAAGACTCGGGTCCTGAGGAAGACTCTGGAACCGGCGTTTGATGAGACCTTCACATTTTATGGCGTGCCGTACAGCTCCCTGTCGGATCTCACTCTGCACTTCCTGGTGCTGAGCTTTGACCGATTCTCACGAGATGATGTGATAGGGGAGGCGATGGTACCGCTGGCAGGCGTGGACCCTAGTACAGGCCGGGTCCATATTACGCAACAGATCACAAAGAGAAGTATGCAG TGTGTGAGCCGTGGAGAGCTGCTGGTCTCTCTGTCCTATCAGCCTGTTTCTCACAGACTGAGTGTTGTGGTGTTAAAAGCGAAACACCTTCCAAAATTAGACATCACCGGCCTATCTGGAA ATCCGTACGTGAAGTTGAATGTGTTCTATGGCCACAAGCGCATTGCCAAGAAGAAAACGCACGTGAAGAAATGCACGCTTAATCCAGTCTTTAACGAATCCTTCATCTATGACGTGCCAGCTGAGTTGCTTCCAGACATCTCTATCGAGTTCCTGGTCATGGACTTTGACCGCACTACTAAAAACCAGGCCTTGGGACGCCTGGTACTCGGCGCAAACAGCCCCTGCCCATCGGGAGCTGCCCACTGGCAAGAGGTCTGCCAAAACCCACGGCGCCAAATCTCAAAGTGGCACACGCTCAACGAATATTAG
- the syt11b gene encoding synaptotagmin-11b isoform X2, protein MSPVLAGFIGAGVLVVAVFALIFVWTCCQKHYNRTNYKLHGIQSEQSDPLTDPPYRFIHMLKGMSIYPDTLTSSKRIIRVARQARSQTTDGAQRNKGRPVVLVDMDSAAESGLLGEEQMQMRIGESGHEVPKLERELPVHADYCCLDSSSASSSQTSSTTVSSTATPFTPADEPSRGDLSIAIDYNFPKKALVVTILEARGLPAVEGQVGSADPYVKMTILPEKKHRVKTRVLRKTLEPAFDETFTFYGVPYSSLSDLTLHFLVLSFDRFSRDDVIGEAMVPLAGVDPSTGRVHITQQITKRSMQCVSRGELLVSLSYQPVSHRLSVVVLKAKHLPKLDITGLSGNPYVKLNVFYGHKRIAKKKTHVKKCTLNPVFNESFIYDVPAELLPDISIEFLVMDFDRTTKNQALGRLVLGANSPCPSGAAHWQEVCQNPRRQISKWHTLNEY, encoded by the exons ATGTCCCCAGTGCTGGCGGGGTTTATCGGTGCCGGTGTGTTGGTCGTTGCAGTCTTCGCATTAATCTTTGTGTGGACTTGCTGTCAGAAACATTACAACAGGACAAACTACAAGCTTCACGGGATCCAATCGGAACAAAGCGATCCTCTCACAGACCCACCGTACAGGTTTATTCACATGCTGAAAGGAATGAGCATCTACCCCGACACGCTTACCAGCAGCAAGAGGATCATACGAGTGGCACGCCAGGCCAGATCCCAGACAACCGACGGGGCTCAAAGAAACAAGGGGCGCCCAGTGGTGCTGGTAGATATGGATTCGGCAGCAGAAAGCGGCTTGCTGGGAGAGGAACAAATGCAGATGAGAATTGGGGAAAGTGGTCATGAGGTTCCCAAACTGGAGAGGGAACTTCCTGTGCATGCGGATTACTGCTGTCTGGACAGCAGCTCTGCAAGCAGCAGTCAGACCTCCAGTACAACGGTTTCCAGCACAGCTACGCCCTTCACCCCTGCAGATGAGCCGAGCCGAGGAGATCTCAGCATTGCAATCGATTACAACTTCCCCAAGAAGGCCTTGGTGGTCACCATCCTGGAAGCTCGGGGGCTACCGGCAGTGGAAGGTCAGGTGGGCAGCGCCGACCCCTATGTGAAGATGACCATTCTCCCAGAGAAGAAACATCGCGTTAAGACTCGGGTCCTGAGGAAGACTCTGGAACCGGCGTTTGATGAGACCTTCACATTTTATGGCGTGCCGTACAGCTCCCTGTCGGATCTCACTCTGCACTTCCTGGTGCTGAGCTTTGACCGATTCTCACGAGATGATGTGATAGGGGAGGCGATGGTACCGCTGGCAGGCGTGGACCCTAGTACAGGCCGGGTCCATATTACGCAACAGATCACAAAGAGAAGTATGCAG TGTGTGAGCCGTGGAGAGCTGCTGGTCTCTCTGTCCTATCAGCCTGTTTCTCACAGACTGAGTGTTGTGGTGTTAAAAGCGAAACACCTTCCAAAATTAGACATCACCGGCCTATCTGGAA ATCCGTACGTGAAGTTGAATGTGTTCTATGGCCACAAGCGCATTGCCAAGAAGAAAACGCACGTGAAGAAATGCACGCTTAATCCAGTCTTTAACGAATCCTTCATCTATGACGTGCCAGCTGAGTTGCTTCCAGACATCTCTATCGAGTTCCTGGTCATGGACTTTGACCGCACTACTAAAAACCAGGCCTTGGGACGCCTGGTACTCGGCGCAAACAGCCCCTGCCCATCGGGAGCTGCCCACTGGCAAGAGGTCTGCCAAAACCCACGGCGCCAAATCTCAAAGTGGCACACGCTCAACGAATATTAG
- the plin6 gene encoding perilipin 6 — translation MSRTRNSEGNVLKRVAKLPLISSALQQASSVYTGVKGRYPLLGFVGGVAELGVRSASTAALKQAAPLLQNLEPEIEAVNSFALVGLEQLEKLFPILQQPTDEVLANLKDVFFSRLDDAQSRVNDELDRAVDRWDKLIQLSMRLLAEAQQSTPGRVITAGLDELITQSEAALAYYLPLPPALRCEWERRVQSYEDEDDDDEEEEPRMWTRIRSLLLCLYLQLYHRLMKLRERLDSVLQMLGATAEKVGLMQLMAMVESLLQLLLSFYTTQVYRVEELRSLLMAQLTSGIQALKVLPPVQQILALPTQVRTIMNDLLELGQILIQLLINTTPLYDLVKQVSDVDAANNPIPDDIPESPSSRNSANSLFLKAMDGRPRRRRSLYARSRRGSSSGPPSSPALSPSPTPVPANGRKGSLKLDSQPSGPPEIDTLALPTTDMIRRHSSATEVLLAPIMQLVTQSQRAFEFLSSGPSSEDQVIPVVETTEH, via the exons ATGTCTAGAACAAGAAACAGTGAG GGGAATGTGCTAAAGCGTGTGGCAAAACTGCCACTCATCAGCTCAGCGCTGCAGCAGGCTTCTTCCGTCTACACGGGCGTGAAAGGTCGCTATCCGCTGCTCGGATTTGTGGGGGGTGTAGCAGAGTTGGGTGTCCGTAGTGCATCCACAGCAGCCCTGAAACAAGCAGCACCTCTGCTACAGAACCTAGAACCAGAAA TTGAGGCAGTGAACAGTTTTGCACTGGTGGGTTTGGAGCAACTAGAGAAGCTTTTCCCAATTCTCCAACAGCCCACAGATGAG GTGCTTGCTAATCTGAAGGACGTTTTCTTCTCGAGGCTGGATGATGCGCAGTCTCGAGTGAATGATGAGCTGGACAGAGCCGTGGACAGGTGGGACAAACTGATTCAGCTAAGCATGCGCCTTCTGGCGGAAGCTCAACAATCAACACCAGGGCGAGTGATCACTGCTGGTCTGGATGAGCTCATCACTCAGTCAGAGGCGGCACTGGCGTACTATCTACCTCTGCCACCCGCACTGC GCTGTGAGTGGGAGAGAAGAGTGCAGAGCtatgaagatgaagatgatgatgatgaagaagaaGAGCCTCGGATGTGGACACGTATTCGTAGCCTTTTGTTGTGCTTGTACCTTCAGCTGTACCACAGATTGATGAAGCTGAGAGAAAGACTGGACAGTGTTTTGCAGATGCTGGGGGCAACTGCCGAAAAG gTGGGTCTAATGCAGTTGATGGCAATGGTGGAGTCTCTGCTGCAGCTGCTTCTGTCATTTTACACGACTCAGGTGTATCGCGTGGAGGAGCTGCGTTCTCTCCTCATGGCTCAGCTCACATCAGGTATACAGGCACTGAAGGTTTTGCCCCCTGTACAGCAGATACTGGCTCTGCCTACCCAGGTACGCACTATCATGAACGACCTACTGGAACTGGGACAGATTCTCATACAGCTGCTCATCAACACCACCCCCCTCTATGACCTG GTAAAACAGGTTTCTGATGTTGATGCTGCAAACAATCCAATTCCAGATGACATTCCTGAGAGTCCCTCCAGCCGTAACTCTGCAAACAGCCTCTTCCTCAAGGCCATGGACGGTCGCCCACGCCGCCGCAGAAGCCTTTACGCCCGCTCCCGTCGCGGGTCTTCCAGCGGGCCACCGTCAAGCCCAGCTCTCTCCCCATCTCCCACCCCGGTCCCAGCAAATGGCCGTAAAGGCAGCTTGAAGCTAGATTCCCAGCCCTCAGGCCCTCCAGAAATCGACACGCTGGCTTTGCCCACCACCGATATGATCCGCCGCCATTCCTCAGCCACAGAGGTCCTGCTGGCTCCCATTATGCAGTTAGTAACACAGAGCCAACGGGCGTTTGAGTTTCTGAGCTCTGGCCCTTC